A region of Vigna radiata var. radiata cultivar VC1973A chromosome 6, Vradiata_ver6, whole genome shotgun sequence DNA encodes the following proteins:
- the LOC106763831 gene encoding piRNA biogenesis protein EXD1, with product MASSSPPSPSFLTHLPLHPSSSPHPGEKRLVEDESPVPVHIVTLASQLPVEFLEPSPQSELVIGFDCEGVDLCRKGTLCIMQLAFPDAVYLVDAIEGGEELIKACKPALESSYITKVIHDCKRDSEALFFQFDIKLNNVVDTQIAYSLIEDQEGRKRLRDDYISFVGLLADPRYCGISYVEKEEVRDLLRQDPKFWTHRPLSELMVRAAADDVRFLLYIYHQMMEKLNERSLWYLAVRGALYCRCFCVNSNNFADWPSLPSIPDSLNADGNGPEEEILSVLDVPPGKMGRVIGKRGATILLIKASCNAEIHTGGPKGPPDKVFIIGPVKEVRKAEAMLRGRILDM from the exons AtggcttcttcttctcctccttctcccTCTTTTCTCACACACCTTCCTCTTCATCCTTCTTCTTCCCCTCACCCAG GTGAGAAGCGCCTAGTGGAAGATGAATCTCCTGTTCCGGTTCACATCGTGACGCTGGCCTCGCAACTGCCCGTGGAGTTCCTTGAACCCTCGCCTCAATCGGAGCTCGTCATTGGCTTTGATTGCGAGGGTGTTGACTTGTGTCGCAAAGGCACTCTCTGCATAATGCAG CTTGCGTTTCCTGATGCTGTGTACTTGGTTGATGCGATTGAAGGGGGAGAAGAGCTTATCAAAGCGTGTAAGCCTGCACTTGAATCTAGTTACATCACaaaagtgattcatgattgcaAACGGGACAGTGAG GCACTCTTCTTTCAGTTTGACATCAAGTTGAACAATGTGGTGGATACTCAG ATTGCTTACTCACTTATAGAGGATCAAGAAGGACGAAAGAGATTGCGAGATGACTACATTTCATTTGTTGGCCTCCTTGCTGATCCACGTTATTGTG GCATATCATATGTTGAGAAGGAAGAAGTTCGTGACCTCCTTCGACAG GACCCTAAGTTCTGGACACACCGACCATTATCTGAACTAATGGTCCGTGCTGCTGCTGATGATGTTCGTTTTCTTCTCTACATTTATCACCAAATGATGGAGAAATTAAATGAGCGGTCTTTATGGTATCTTGCAGTTCGTGGTGCATTGTATTGCCGTTGTTTCTGTGTGAACAGTAACAACTTTGCTGATTGGCCATCTCTACCTTCGATACCAG ATAGCTTGAATGCTGATGGTAATGGTCCCGAGGAGGAAATTCTTTCAGTTCTTGATGTTCCCCCTGGAAAGATGGGACGTGTTATTGGGAAAAGAGGGGCGACAATTTTGTTAATCAAGGCTTCTTGCAA TGCGGAAATTCACACCGGAGGTCCCAAGGGCCCACCTGACAAG GTCTTTATCATCGGACCAGTGAAGGAAGTGAGGAAAGCCGAGGCTATGTTACGGGGTAGAATCTTGGATATGTAG
- the LOC106764909 gene encoding clathrin interactor EPSIN 1 has protein sequence MDFMKVFDQTVREIKREVNLKVLKVPEIEQKVLDATDNEPWGPHGTALAEIAQATKKFTECQMVMNVLWTRLGETGKDWRYVYKALAVIEYLVGNGSERAVDDIIEHTFQISALSSFEYVEPSGKDVGLNVRKKAENIVSLLNDRDKIHDVRNKAAANRDKYIGVSSSGITYKSGGSASYSSGGISQSSGKYGGFGSRDGDRFSDSNRDKGGSYDEDYHGKSHHTVASDNQDNSFKKGSSRSVSKSPENKSSRVSKSSTNANNYGSVPSQSSSVPENSTEDDMDDFDPRGTSTKSSAGNSNQVDLFGQDLIGDFMDAPTSVPVEKPTTGNLPEVDLFADASFVSATPQMDKGASSQPQAEVDLFASQPPISTVTPTVDLFSIPEPVVQPDSKPEKSGPVDNSSFDPFAAVPLNNFDGSDIFGDFTSQSDSLSSQPSNNVVSDDKHDNIAGKSLADSKVPAKKDTFQVKSGVWADSLSRGLIDLNITAPKKVSLADVGIVGDLSDGFDGKEKGPPPSFYMGRAMGSGSGSLGIGRSGFTPSQPAPGDDIFSNLGSQQYQFGGFQK, from the exons ATGGATTTCATGAAGGTCTTCGATCAAACCGTTCGAGAAAT AAAGAGAGAGGTAAATCTGAAGGTGCTTAAGGTTCCGGAAATCGAACAGAAG GTGCTCGATGCAACTGATAATGAACCTTGGGGTCCTCATGGTACTGCACTGGCAGAGATTGCGCAGGCTaccaaaaaatt TACTGAATGTCAAATGGTCATGAATGTCCTTTGGACAAGATTGGGCGAAACTGGAAAAGACTGGAGATATGTATACAAG GCGTTGGCGGTTATAGAGTATTTGGTAGGAAATGGATCTGAACGTGCAGTCGACGACATTATAGAACATACTTTTCAGATTTCA GCACTTTCTAGTTTTGAATATGTTGAGCCAAGTGGGAAGGACGTAGGACTCAATGTAAGGAAGAAGGCTGAAAACATTGTGTCCCTTTTGAATGATAGGGATAAGATACATGATGTCAGAAATAAAGCTGCTGCAAACCGTGACAA GTACATTGGAGTTTCTTCTAGTGGTATTACATACAAGTCTGGTGGGTCAGCCTCTTATAGTAGTGGCGGCATCTCTCAGAGCAGTGGTAAGTATGGAGGCTTTGGATCTAGAGATGGTGACAGGTTTAGTGATAGCAATAGAGACAAGGGGGGATCCTATGATGAAGATTACCATGGAAAATCACACCATACTGTTGCAAGTGACAATCAAGACAACTCCTTCAAGAAGGGTTCATCACGATCTGTCAG CAAAAGTCCGGAAAACAAGTCATCTAGAGTATCAAAGTCATCAACTAATGCAAATAATTATGGTTCAGTTCCTTCTCAAAGTTCAAGTGTACCTGAAAATAGTACTGAGGATGACATGGATGATTTTGATCCAAGAGGAACTTCTACCA AAAGTTCGGCAGGAAACTCTAACCAAGTTGATCTCTTTGGACAAGATTTAATTGGTGACTTCATGGATGCTCCGACATCTGTTCCTGTAGAGAAGCCAACAACTGGTAATTTGCCAGAGGTTGATCTTTTTGCAGATGCGTCATTTGTATCTGCAACACCTCAAATGGACAAAGGAGCCAGTTCTCAACCACAG GCTGAGGTGGATCTATTTGCTTCACAACCCCCTATTTCTACAGTTACACCGACAGTTGACTTGTTTTCCATTCCTGAACCGGTAGTGCAGCCAGATAGCAAGCCAGAGAAATCTGGTCCTGTGGATAACAGCTCGTTTGATCCATTTGCTGCTGTTCCTCTTAATAATTTTGATGGATCTGATATTTTTGGTGATTTTACTTCTCAATCTGATTCGTTGTCTTCCCAGCCCTCCAATAATGTTGTCAGTGATGACAAACATGATAATATCGCTGGCAAATCTTTAGCAGACTCTAAAGTTCCAGCTAAAAAGGATACTTTCCAGGTGAAGTCTGGTGTCTGGGCTGATTCACTAAGCCGCGGACTGATCGATCTCAATATAACTGCCC CTAAAAAAGTATCCCTTGCGGATGTTGGGATTGTGGGTGACTTGAGCGATGGATTTGACGGAAAGGAGAAAGGCCCTCCACCGTCATTTTACATGGGGAGAGCTATGGGTTCAGGTTCAGGAAGTCTTGGAATCGGTAGGTCTGGCTTCACTCCTTCACAACCAGCACCTGGAGACGACATATTCTCAAACCTTGGCTCCCAACAATATCAATTCGGTGGGTTCCAGAAGTAA
- the LOC106764367 gene encoding transcription factor RAX2, with product MGRAPCCDKANVKRGPWSPEEDATLKTYLQSHGTAGNWIALPKKAGLRRCGKSCRLRWLNYLRPDIKHGGFTEEEDNIICNLYGQMGSRWSAIASKLPGRTDNDVKNYWNTKLKKKIMAGKVGLKTLTESDTLPSTSTPLPTNQSLNTQNSPFNASPNQLALVLPILEANDNNAFTNNQKNIISFDQTKHHGLYSPQVMHGVSQIGASSRINNNTKESNSNSHMVSLSQEGSSSISDSSSIAMSYNKCVVSQPQQQQQKEQQQHSIDESMEMLVDFGFGFPYDFANCHYERVGETFAPEWVDFSYADIKPH from the exons ATGGGAAGAGCTCCTTGTTGTGACAAAGCCAATGTCAAAAGAGGACCATGGTCCCCCGAAGAAGATGCAACCCTCAAAACCTATCTCCAGTCTCATGGAACTGCTGGAAATTGGATTGCATTGCCCAAAAAAGCtg GCCTTAGACGGTGTGGGAAGAGTTGCCGCCTACGGTGGCTGAATTATCTGAGACCAGACATTAAACATGGAGGCTTCACTGAAGAAGAAGACAACATCATTTGCAATCTCTATGGCCAGATGGGAAGCAG ATGGTCTGCCATAGCCTCTAAACTTCCTGGCAGAACCGACAATGATGTGAAAAACTACTGGAACACGAAactgaagaagaagataatgGCAGGAAAAGTTGGTCTCAAAACATTGACTGAAAGTGACACTCTTCCTTCAACTTCAACCCCATTACCAACCAACCAAAGTCTGAATACTCAAAATTCACCTTTCAATGCTTCACCAAATCAGCTAGCCTTGGTGCTACCAATCTTAGAAGCAAATGATAACAATGCATTCACCAATAATCAAAAAAACATCATTAGTTTTGACCAAACAAAGCATCATGGGTTGTACAGTCCACAAGTCATGCATGGTGTCTCACAAATTGGTGCAAGTTCAAGGATCAACAATAACACCAAGGAAAGTAACAGTAACAGTCACATGGTGTCATTGTCTCAAGAAGGTTCAAGCAGCATTTCGGATTCATCTTCCATTGCAATGAGTTACAACAAGTGTGTTGTGTCACAGCCTCAACAGCAGCAGCAGAAAGAGCAACAACAACATTCTATTGATGAATCTATGGAAATGTTGGTGGATTTTGGCTTTGGATTTCCCTATGATTTTGCTAACTGCCATTATGAGAGAGTTGGTGAAACTTTTGCTCCAGAGTGGGTTGATTTTAGCTATGCTGACATTAAGCCACATTGA